TCGTCCAGACCGTGCCCCATGTCCGCGGCCTGCGCCGCCATTTCCAAACCGGCGGTTCCCTGCCCCGCGATCACCGCCGGATCGTTGAAGGGATGAACGAATGTCGCGCCGGTTTCCGCGCACAGGCCGGCGGCGATCCGGTCCCGGTCCTCTTTCTCACGGTCGTAGGTAACGACCTTCGCACCAAAGCCTCGCGTGCGCTCGAGCTTGATCCGGGGCGCATCGGCCGGCATCACGATCGTGGCATCAACCCCCAGAATAGCCGCGCTGGCGGCAACACCCTGGGCGTGATTTCCCGAAGAACACGCAACCACGCCATTCGGGCGTTGCTCTTCCGGTATCAGGTTCAGGCAATTGAACGCCCCGCGGAACTTGAAGGACCCGCTGCGCTGCAGGCTTTCCGGCTTCACGAGCACGGTCGCGCCGGTGCGTTCATCGAGCGCGGGGTGGCGCAGCAGCGGCGTCTTCACCGCATACCCGGCAATGCGGCGTGCGGCAGCCTCCACATCTTCGAAAGTGACCGCTTTGCCGGAATAATCCCGCAGCACGTCACCACCCGTTTGAACAACAGCATCCGTCATCGGTGTCACCTTTGAACACGTGGAGTTGTCCGATGACTTATCAGGTATTGGATGTAACTCAATATGCAGATTGCGTCGTTGGGGACGGATGCTCCCGTTTCCGCCCGCACGATGCAGGCCATGGCACCTACTCGGCGGCCCTTGCGCGGCCTGCCAGTGTGTTGTGTATGTCGTGCGCAGCGATGCAATTGTCGAGAAACTGCTGTGCGCTGGCGGCCCAGGTGTAATTCAGGGCGATATTCCGGCAGTGGTCCCGGGGGATGTCCAGGGCAGCTTCGGCCGCCTCCTGCAGATTTTCCGACAGCACGCCTGCTCCCGTATCGCCGATGACGTCGATCGGCCCCATCACGGGATAGGCGGCCACGGGAACGCCGCAGGCCAGCGCTTCCAGCAGAACATTTCCGAACGTGTCGGTGAGCGACGGGAAAACGAACACGTCGCCTGCCGAGTAGTGACGGGCAAGATCCTCGCCGAGCTTCGCACCGGTAAAATGGCTGTCCGGATATTCACGCCGGAGAGCCTCCAGTTGCGGACCTCCCCCCACAACGACCTTCGATCCGGGAAGCTTCAGGTCGAGAAAGGCCTTGATGTTCTTCTCGACCGCGACCCGCCCGACATACATGAAGACAGGCCGTGGCAGTTCGTCCGGCAGAACGGAAACCTCGTAGGGCTTGAACAGGCCTTCGTCGACACCGCGCGACCAGCGCATCAGGTTCTTGAAACCGCGTGCGCGCAGATCGTTCTCCAGGGACCGCGTCGCCACCATGCATCCCGAGCCTGAATTGTGGAACCTGCGCAACCAGCTGTAGGACCACGACAGGGGCACCGGCAGGCGCGCGGAGACATATTCGGGAAAGCGCGTGTGATAACTGGTTGTGAAGGGCTCGCCGGCTTTCCTGGCAACGCTTGCGGCCAGTATCCCGAGCGGCCCTTCTGTCGCGATATGAAGGTGTTCGCAGCCGAATTCCCGGATCATCCGGCGAACGATACCCCTGTGCGTGAGGGAGAGACGGATTTCGGGATAGGTCGGACAGGGCAATGTTGTGAAAGCCTGGGGCGTCAGGAATTCGACCCTGACACCCGTTGAAACGAGCGCTTCGGCTGTCCGCTCCAGCGATCTGACCACACCGTTGATTTGGGGATG
This region of uncultured Roseibium sp. genomic DNA includes:
- a CDS encoding threonine/serine dehydratase, which produces MTDAVVQTGGDVLRDYSGKAVTFEDVEAAARRIAGYAVKTPLLRHPALDERTGATVLVKPESLQRSGSFKFRGAFNCLNLIPEEQRPNGVVACSSGNHAQGVAASAAILGVDATIVMPADAPRIKLERTRGFGAKVVTYDREKEDRDRIAAGLCAETGATFVHPFNDPAVIAGQGTAGLEMAAQAADMGHGLDDVLACTGGGGLSSGIALALAHTSPGTRFHTVEPAEFDDYKRSLEAGALLSNTRKSGSICDALLSETPGEIGFSILRQLASEGLTVTDEEVLDAVAFAFRELKLVVEPGGAAALAAILQGKLPLQGKTVGLVLTGGNIDPDMLAQALSL
- a CDS encoding glycosyltransferase family 1 protein — translated: MSSILIVTDAWHPQINGVVRSLERTAEALVSTGVRVEFLTPQAFTTLPCPTYPEIRLSLTHRGIVRRMIREFGCEHLHIATEGPLGILAASVARKAGEPFTTSYHTRFPEYVSARLPVPLSWSYSWLRRFHNSGSGCMVATRSLENDLRARGFKNLMRWSRGVDEGLFKPYEVSVLPDELPRPVFMYVGRVAVEKNIKAFLDLKLPGSKVVVGGGPQLEALRREYPDSHFTGAKLGEDLARHYSAGDVFVFPSLTDTFGNVLLEALACGVPVAAYPVMGPIDVIGDTGAGVLSENLQEAAEAALDIPRDHCRNIALNYTWAASAQQFLDNCIAAHDIHNTLAGRARAAE